The Pseudoliparis swirei isolate HS2019 ecotype Mariana Trench chromosome 1, NWPU_hadal_v1, whole genome shotgun sequence genome has a window encoding:
- the LOC130198048 gene encoding forkhead box protein Q1-like, which translates to MQKTTEECEAQLPLLHPGSSSQRGVFRKSTTYLAKIAVVLQDTPGKMLTFTQLMDKLAPLICEERKSVEKHIRVCLSTNKCFVKTPVVPDSLDSKRNYWKLDPSHITAKMVRRHFKGLLQLFPELASKVETENTSRPPELCSVLHAPEPAACRAVQIRCKVKFSSPFSIESLLKRDSPSARPSGASPLSSVPVTVEQQAGPTHRLGGTKRSFRWDSEEPLGLQASAACSPICSTGGSTPHILAAHGAAQPISRMDVCTQSSFPVDTRASAAPYFISPHYITHSVPTFTHDALCVWL; encoded by the exons ATGCAGAAAACGACAGAGGAGTGTGAAGCTCAGCTTCCGCTCCTTCATCCAGGCAGCAGCTCTCAGCGAGGTGTGTTCAGGAAGAGCACCACCTACCTGGCGAAGATCGCTGTGGTCCTCCAAGACACTCCAGGAAAGATGCTCACTTTTACTCAG TTGATGGACAAACTGGCACCGTTAATCTGTGAAGAAAGAAAATCTGTTGAGAAACACATCAGAGTTTGTTTAtcaaccaacaaatgttttgtcaAG ACTCCAGTGGTTCCTGATTCTCTGGACAGTAAGAGAAACTACTGGAAACTGGACCCCAGTCACATCACAGCAAAGATGGTGCGTCGTCACTTCAAAGGACTCCTGCAGCTCTTCCCTGAGTTGGCCTCCAAAGTGGAAACGGAGAACACGAGCAGACCACCGGAGCTCTGCTCGGTTCTCCACGCTCCTGAGCCTGCGGCCTGCAGAGCGGTTCAGATCAGATGTAAGGTGAAGTTCAGCAGTCCTTTCTCCATTGAATCCCTCCTGAAGAGAGACAGCCCCTCTGCTCGGCCCTCCGGAGCTTCTCCTCTGTCCAGTGTGCCGGTCACAGTGGAGCAGCAGGCTGGGCCCACACACAGACTAGGTGGGACAAAGAGGAGCTTCAGATGGGACTCCGAGGAGCCTCTGGGCCTTCAGGCTTCAGCTGCATGTTCCCCCATCTGCTCAACAGGGGGCAGCACACCCCACATCCTCGCTGCTCACGGAGCTGCTCAGCCCATCAGCAGGATGGACGTGTGCACTCAGTCCTCATTCCCTGTCGACACAAGAGCCAGCGCTGCTCCTTATTTCATCAGCCCCCATTACATCACTCACTCTGTACCCACCTTtacccatgatgctctctgtgTCTGGCTGTAA
- the LOC130194358 gene encoding catenin beta-1-like yields MATQSDLMELDMAMGDSKAAVTQWQQQSYLDSGIQSGVTTTAPSLSGKGNPDAEEDDPGLYDWDFNQPFTPESTDMEGYAMTRAQRVRAAMFPETLEEGIQITPTQLDAAHPTAVQRLAEPSQMLKHAVVNLINYQDDAELATRAIPELTKLLNDEDQVVVNKAAVMVHQLSKKEASRHALMRSPQMVSAVVRAMQNTGDVETARCSAGTLHNLSHHREGLLAIFKSGGIPALVKMLGSPVDSVLFYAITTLHNLLLHQEGAKMAVRLAGGLQKMVALLANTNVKFLAITTDCLQILAYGNQESKLIILASGGPQALVNIMRTFTYEKLLWTTSRVLKVLSVCSSNKPAIVEAGGMQALGLHLTDPSQRLVQNCLWTLRNLSDAATKQEGMEGLLGTLVQLLGSDDINVVTCAAGILSNLTCNNYSNKLMVCQVGGIEALVRTVLRAGDREDITEPAVCALRHLTSRHQDAEMAQNAVRLHYGLPVVVKLLHPPSHWPLIKATVGLIRNLALCPANHSALREQGAIPRLVQLLVRAHQDTQRRTSMGGNQQQFVEGVRMEEIVEGCTGALHILARDVHNRIVIRGLNTIPLFVQLLYSPVENIQRVAAGVLCELAQDKEAAEAIEAEGATAPLTELLHSRNEGVATYAAAVLFRMSEDKPQDYKKRLSVELTSSLFRTEPMAWNETGDLGLDIAQGDPLAYRQDDGPYRAYPAAYGQDSLLDPMMEGADYHADNLPDLGHHTDPLPDLGHSQDLMDSNQLAWFDTDL; encoded by the exons ATGGCTACCCAGT CTGATCTGATGGAGTTGGACATGGCGATGGGAGACAGCAAGGCTGCGGTGACTCAGTGGCAGCAGCAGTCCTACCTGGATTCAGGCATTCAGTCTGGAGTAACAACTACAGCACCATCTCTGAGTGGGAAAGGAAATCCTGATGCTGAGGAGGATGATCCAGGCCTCTATGACTGGGACTTCAACCAGCCCTTCACTCCTGAGTCTACAG ACATGGAGGGCTATGCCATGACCCGGGCCCAGCGTGTGCGTGCTGCCATGTTCCCAGAGACCTTGGAGGAGGGCATCCAGATTACACCTACTCAGCTGGATGCTGCCCACCCCACTGCAGTGCAGCGCCTGGCAGAGCCCTCTCAGATGCTGAAGCATGCTGTGGTCAACCTCATTAACTATCAAGATGATGCTGAGCTGGCCACTCGTGCCATCCCTGAGCTTACCAAACTGCTTAATGATGAGGACCAG GTTGTCGTGAACAAAGCTGCTGTAATGGTGCATCAGTTGTCGAAGAAGGAGGCATCGCGTCATGCCCTCATGCGCTCCCCACAAATGGTTTCGGCCGTTGTTCGTGCCATGCAGAACACCGGCGATGTGGAGACAGCTCGCTGCTCTGCTGGCACCTTGCACAATCTTTCCCACCATCGTGAGGGGCTCCTTGCAATCTTCAAGTCTGGAGGCATTCCTGCCCTGGTCAAGATGCTGGG ctCTCCAGTGGATAGTGTGTTGTTCTACGCCATCACCACGCTCCACAATCTGTTGTTGCATCAGGAAGGGGCAAAGATGGCAGTGCGCCTGGCTGGAGGACTCCAGAAGATGGTGGCACTGTTGGCTAATACCAATGTCAAGTTTCTGGCAATCACCACTGACTGCCTGCAGATCCTTGCATATGGAAACCAGGAAAGCAAG CTGATCATTCTGGCCAGTGGTGGTCCTCAGGCCCTGGTCAACATCATGAGGACCTTCACATATGAGAAACTGCTGTGGACCACAAGCAGAGTGCTCAAGGTGCTCTCTGTTTGCTCAAGCAACAAACCTGCAATCGTAGAGGCTG gaggcaTGCAGGCCTTGGGGCTTCATCTGACAGACCCAAGCCAGCGTCTGGTCCAGAACTGTCTCTGGACTCTAAGGAATCTTTCAGATGCTGCCACAAAACAG GAGGGAATGGAGGGTCTTCTGGGCACCTTGGTTCAGCTGCTGGGCAGTGATGACATCAATGTAGTGACATGTGCTGCTGGCATCCTCTCCAACCTGACCTGCAACAACTATAGTAACAAACTCATGGTCTGCCAG GTTGGAGGTATTGAGGCTCTGGTGCGAACCGTGCTGAGGGCCGGCGACAGAGAAGACATCACAGAGCCGGCCGTCTGTGCCCTGCGCCACCTGACCTCCCGCCACCAGGATGCTGAGATGGCCCAGAACGCTGTGCGCCTTCATTACGGCCTGCCTGTGGTGGTGAAACTACTGCACCCTCCGTCCCACTGGCCACTAATCAAG GCTACAGTTGGTCTGATCCGCAACCTGGCGCTTTGCCCAGCCAACCACAGTGCTCTGCGGGAGCAGGGAGCCATTCCCCGCCTGGTCCAACTGCTCGTCAGGGCTCACCAGGACACCCAGCGGCGCACCAGTATGGGAGGCAACCAGCAGCAGTTTGTG GAGGGTGTGCGTATGGAGGAAATCGTGGAAGGCTGCACAGGAGCGCTGCACATCCTGGCCCGGGATGTCCACAACCGAATTGTCATCAGAGGGCTCAACACCATTCCACTCTTTGTCCAG TTGCTGTATTCTCCAGTGGAGAACATCCAGCGTGTGGCAGCAGGTGTGCTGTGTGAACTGGCTCAGGACAAGGAAGCTGCAGAGGCAATTGAAGCTGAAGGAGCCACTGCACCCCTCACTGAGCTGCTGCACTCCCGTAACGAGGGCGTTG CAACCTATGCTGCAGCTGTGCTGTTCCGCATGTCCGAGGACAAGCCCCAGGACTACAAGAAACGTCTGTCAGTTGAGCTGACCAGCTCTTTGTTCAGAACTGAGCCCATGGCCTGGAACGAG ACTGGAGACCTGGGACTGGACATAGCTCAGGGAGACCCCCTGGCTTACAGGCAGGATG ATGGACCGTACCGGGCCTACCCAGCGGCCTATGGCCAGGACTCTCTTTTGGACCCCATGATGGAAGGTGCCGACTACCATGCTGACAATCTGCCCGACCTGGGCCACCACACTGACCCATTGCCAGACCTCGGCCACTCCCAGGACCTGATGGACAGCAACCAGCTGGCCTGGTTTGACACAGACCTGTAG